The Oecophyllibacter saccharovorans sequence ACGGTGGCTTAAATCCTTCATGGTAAGCAGCGGTTGCCTTAGGCGGCCGGCCTTCCTCTGGCGTGGAATTTCCTATTTGGGGAAATAATGCCCCAATGGTCCAGGGCAGTAAATCAAAGCAGAAGCCTCTGTGCAGTAGAGAAAGGTCGTCGGTTTCATCGCTGCCTCAGGATAAGCTGCAGCCCCCCGGTATTTGCCCCAGGCTCGTCTGATGACATTTTTGGCAGCGTTCAAGTGCTTCCGCTCAATAGGCCACCTTATCAGACGTATAGATTGACCGACTGCATTGGGACAGGAGGTAAAAACAGCTTTTCCTCTAGAGCCGTGCTGTACGGCAGGCTGCTTCCTATGAGGTGGCAGGAGAAGAGGGCGAGAGATTGAATTAGGGGCTGGGGTAGGAGTCAGTCTTCTTTAAGATTCATAAAAAATAAACCTTTTATTGAGATTATATTGGTAAATGAAATGTATGATTAAGCACTCTTAAATACCGAATAAAGCCAAAGGATTTCTCAAAATGTGCGAAATTATCAACGCTCGAGGTGCGTCCGAAATTCGCAGTGTTCGTCCGGAATGGAAGCAAGGTCAGGCCGGTGACAAGCAGAGAGAGGCCATGAGCACCAATTCCTCTGCAGCCCTTACCATATCCCCCTCCTATTCAGAGGAGGAGCTCATTGCTTTGGGAAAGAGAACGGCAAGTGAGGGCGCAAACGAGTTCCTGTCCAATCGCCATCAGGCGCAAGAAGATGAAGTTATTGCCTGGGCCTTCGACATTGGTTTTGCCTCTGGCCTGAGATATGGGCTGCTCACAAAAGGCGAAGAGATAACGGAAGAAAATCCCCTGGTAAGTTTCCTCCTCACCAAAGTTGATGAGATCATGGAGGAAGCACGCGTGCTGCTTATGGAAGGTCCCCAAGAGAGCGCCGAATGATTCACTAGATCTGTACTGACCTCAAGCAGGATAGTGGCGAATCGCTGCAAGTCCGCTTCTGGATCTGCCTTCAGCCACAAGAAGACCCATAAGAAGACATTGAACCGTTTTTCCTCTTTCGGCCTTACCCGATAGGCTTGATAGAGAAAGAACGGTTTTTTATGTGGCGCTCAGCTCTTTTCAGGTCTTTTATAGAGGCTTCCATATCCCTGCATGGCTGATTGGGATATGAATAAAAAGAGAGATATTTCAGCTGGCGGGCCGGGTGAGGGCTGGCTGATGGTGGAGGAAGAGGGGCGGATCATGTGGAAACCGAATTTCAGGGCTGTAGGCACGCTGGCGCTGGGAAGCGCTTTAATAGGGGGCGTGTTGCTGGCTTCTTCCGCCTGGGCGCAGCTGGCCGTGCCGATCAATCCCACCCGCGTTGACCCCGCCTGGATCGACAGTGTCACGCATACGAAGCTGCTTGAATATGGCGGCAACTGGTATTGTGCCCTCAGCCAGGAAGGGCGCTATGGGTGTGATAGCATGCAGAAGGCCCCTGGTCTTTCACTCTTCCTGGGAAAAGACCACACCTTGAGTGTAGGCGTGTTGTTCGCCTTCGGGCCGGGAACGCCACATGATACGCAGGTTGTCAGTCTTTCCTTTCCGAGCGGCTACACCCTGGGCTTTCATGATTCTCCCTTTCATGTCCTGAGCTCTTCAGAGATCGGACCTTTCGTCAAAGCCCTGACTTCCAACAAGGTCGTTATTATTCACACGGCTGACGGACATGACTGGCCCATCTCCCTGCTGGGCATAGACAAGGCCGTAGAGGCGACCCGCTTTTACGTCCGCGAGCACAATATTCCCGTTCCCTCTGAATTCATGGCCTCAGCGCATTTGAAGCCAGGTGACCGCAAGGTAAGCGTCAGCGTTTCACAGTAAGGCGGCAAAGGTAGGAAAACGGCCAGGACTGCTTGTGGCTTTTCTCAGAGAAGCGCTACGCTCTTTCAGGGAGGAATCAGTCCTCCTTGTCGCGTTAACGCGCTTAATTTGAAGGGAAGATCCAATGACATTAGAGGACTTCAAAGCAATCCTGGCTGAATTCCTGACTTCAGGTAGCGATATGATGAATATCTGGCGCCGTAACGGGTACCATTCTGTCGTGTGCAAGGAACATGAAGATCTGAAGATCGTGGGTGAAAATCTGGTTATTTCTCCCAAATCCGGTCCGGCCCGCAAGGTATACACGTCTATTGACGCTATTGAATGCATTTCCTTTGCTGAACGAGGCAGCTGCAAATAACGTCTTCAATTCCTCAATAGGGATGAAGAGGTCTGTTTACTGGATTTTCTCCAGAATTTCTCTTGCAGGCCTCTTTGCTTTAATGGCTGCGCCAGCTGTGGCGGCCCCGCAGGATAATTGCAGCTGGCTCGGACCGGGACAGCTTCTGCCCCAATCCGGCCAGCTGCTTTGCAGTGATGAATTCGCCGTTGGTTATTCAGCGTCTGACCGGGAACCGCTTTGGTCAGCTGAGCATCTGACAGCAGAAACGCTGCAACAGGCCGAGGCCTTGCATCATCGCCCTGACGGTTTTCACGCCGATAAGCGCCTGCCTGAGACAGAACGGTCCGAGCTGGATGACTATGCCCGTTCAGGCTGGGGGCGGGGACATCTGGCACCAAGCGGCGACATGTCGTCCTGGGCGGCACGAAAGCAGAGTTTCACGCTCAGTAATGTCATCCCCCAGAATGAAACCCTGAATTCAGGCAGGTGGGAAAAGATCGAAGCTGCAACCAGGCGTCTGGCCTGGAGGGATGGGGAACTTTATGTCGTGACAGGACCTGCCTTCCGGGAAGCACGTGGCTTCATAGGGCCTGATCGGGTGCGCGTTCCTTCCTCGATATGGAAAGCGGTTTATGATCCCCGCCGAAGGGCAACGAGCGTGGTCGTCTGCCGCAATGAAACGCGTACCCATTGCGCTCAGGGTCCCGTCAACGGCTTGGAGCGTATCACGGGGATTGATCCCTTTCCCGGGTTGCCGCTCCAGATCCGGGACCATTATGTGCCTTTACCGTTGCTGCCCGTCCGAACCACCG is a genomic window containing:
- a CDS encoding DNA/RNA non-specific endonuclease, with the protein product MAAPAVAAPQDNCSWLGPGQLLPQSGQLLCSDEFAVGYSASDREPLWSAEHLTAETLQQAEALHHRPDGFHADKRLPETERSELDDYARSGWGRGHLAPSGDMSSWAARKQSFTLSNVIPQNETLNSGRWEKIEAATRRLAWRDGELYVVTGPAFREARGFIGPDRVRVPSSIWKAVYDPRRRATSVVVCRNETRTHCAQGPVNGLERITGIDPFPGLPLQIRDHYVPLPLLPVRTTEDRWPVYRHRKQKIASWFERLLQ